In the genome of Natronorubrum sediminis, one region contains:
- the katG gene encoding catalase/peroxidase HPI, with protein MTKSNQDWWPNRLNVDILDQNVPTSNPMDEDFDYAEAFESLDYEEVKADIESVMTDSQEWWPADYGHYGPLFIRMAWHSAGTYRTSDGRGGASGGRQRFAPLNSWPDNANLDKARRLLWPVKQKYGRKLSWADLIVLAGNVALESMGFETFGFAGGREDDYKPDDAVDWGPEDEWEASERFNEEDELEGTLAATVMGLIYVNPEGPDGEPNPEASAERIRESFGLMAMSDEETAALIAGGHTFGKVHGADDPDEHVGAEPEAAPIDQQGLGWESAHGSGKGGDTITSGIEGPWNTTPTQWDTSYIDNLLEYEWELEEGPGGAWQWTTQNGELDEAAPGAEDPDEKEDVMMLTTDVALKRDPEFREIIENFQENPRAFQDAFARAWYKLLHRDMGPTERLVGPEVPDEEMLWQDPIPDVDSDLIGDEEISELKAELLDSDLSVSQFVKTAWAAASTYRDSDKRGGANGARIRLEPQRSWEVNEPEELESTLETYETIQEEFNGSRSDDVRVSLADLIVLGGNAAVEQAAADAGYDVEVPFEPGRTDASQEQTDVDSFEALKPEADGFRNYYSDEADESQEELLVDKADLLDLTAPEMTVLVGGLRALDVTYQDSGLGVLTDQPETLTNDFFVNLLDMDYEWEASGDSQDVLGWETAADSEIDQVFELRNRETGDVEWTATRADLIFGSNSRLRSIADVYASADAEEKFVRDFVDTWSHVMQLDRFDLE; from the coding sequence ATGACTAAGTCAAACCAAGACTGGTGGCCAAACCGGTTGAACGTTGACATCCTCGATCAGAACGTCCCCACGTCCAACCCGATGGACGAGGACTTCGACTACGCCGAGGCGTTCGAGAGCCTCGACTACGAGGAGGTAAAGGCGGACATCGAGAGCGTCATGACCGACTCTCAGGAGTGGTGGCCCGCCGACTACGGCCACTACGGACCGCTCTTTATCCGGATGGCCTGGCACAGCGCCGGCACGTACCGCACCAGCGACGGTCGCGGTGGCGCTTCCGGCGGCCGACAGCGCTTCGCGCCGCTCAACAGCTGGCCGGACAACGCGAACCTCGACAAGGCCCGCCGACTGCTCTGGCCCGTCAAACAGAAGTACGGCCGCAAGCTCTCGTGGGCCGACCTGATCGTCCTCGCCGGAAACGTCGCACTCGAGTCCATGGGATTCGAAACGTTCGGCTTCGCCGGCGGACGTGAGGACGACTACAAACCAGACGACGCCGTCGACTGGGGACCAGAGGACGAGTGGGAAGCGTCCGAGCGCTTCAACGAGGAGGACGAACTCGAGGGAACCCTCGCTGCAACCGTCATGGGCCTGATCTACGTGAACCCAGAGGGGCCAGACGGTGAGCCGAACCCAGAGGCGTCCGCAGAGCGGATTCGCGAGTCGTTCGGCCTGATGGCTATGAGCGACGAGGAGACGGCCGCACTCATCGCCGGCGGTCACACGTTCGGGAAGGTCCACGGGGCCGACGATCCGGACGAGCACGTCGGAGCAGAGCCCGAAGCAGCCCCGATCGATCAACAGGGCCTCGGCTGGGAGAGCGCTCACGGCTCGGGCAAAGGCGGTGACACGATCACCAGCGGTATCGAAGGACCGTGGAACACCACGCCGACCCAGTGGGACACGAGCTACATCGACAACCTGCTCGAGTACGAGTGGGAACTCGAGGAGGGCCCAGGCGGTGCCTGGCAGTGGACCACCCAGAACGGCGAACTCGACGAGGCCGCACCGGGTGCGGAAGACCCAGACGAGAAAGAAGACGTGATGATGCTCACGACGGACGTCGCGCTCAAGCGTGACCCCGAGTTCCGTGAGATCATCGAGAACTTCCAGGAGAACCCACGAGCGTTCCAGGACGCGTTCGCGAGGGCCTGGTACAAGCTGCTCCACCGCGACATGGGCCCAACGGAGCGACTCGTCGGTCCGGAAGTGCCCGACGAGGAGATGCTCTGGCAGGACCCGATCCCCGACGTCGACTCCGACCTGATCGGCGACGAGGAGATTTCGGAGCTCAAAGCCGAGCTTCTCGACTCCGACCTCTCGGTCTCACAGTTCGTCAAGACCGCCTGGGCGGCGGCGTCGACCTACCGCGACAGCGACAAGCGTGGCGGCGCGAACGGCGCTCGTATCCGCCTCGAGCCCCAGCGAAGCTGGGAGGTCAACGAGCCCGAGGAACTCGAGTCGACGCTCGAAACCTACGAGACGATCCAAGAGGAGTTCAACGGCTCTCGCTCCGACGACGTGCGCGTCTCGCTTGCCGATCTGATCGTGCTGGGTGGCAACGCGGCCGTCGAACAGGCCGCCGCGGACGCCGGCTACGACGTCGAGGTGCCGTTCGAGCCCGGCCGTACCGACGCCTCCCAAGAACAGACCGACGTCGACTCCTTCGAGGCGCTCAAGCCCGAAGCCGACGGCTTCCGGAACTACTACAGCGACGAGGCCGACGAGTCACAGGAAGAACTGCTGGTCGACAAGGCAGACCTGCTCGACCTGACGGCACCCGAAATGACGGTGCTCGTCGGCGGCCTGCGCGCACTCGACGTGACCTACCAGGATTCCGGACTCGGTGTCCTCACCGACCAGCCAGAGACGCTGACTAACGACTTCTTCGTGAACCTACTCGACATGGACTACGAGTGGGAAGCGTCCGGTGACTCCCAGGACGTCCTCGGCTGGGAAACCGCCGCTGACTCCGAGATCGACCAGGTCTTCGAACTCCGCAACCGCGAGACGGGCGACGTCGAGTGGACCGCCACCCGAGCGGACCTCATCTTCGGTTCGAACTCTCGACTGCGCTCCATCGCGGACGTCTACGCCTCCGCCGACGCCGAGGAGAAGTTCGTGCGTGACTTCGTCGACACCTGGAGCCACGTGATGCAACTCGACCGCTTCGACCTCGAGTAA
- a CDS encoding PGF-CTERM sorting domain-containing protein: MMALIMITSVAAGTAVADTGMEEAEPADEVFVDDDGGAVLVYDEDDGIDDEASGEFGVDISESVAYALVTDEIEDDVSAAFSMALDNDGLESSGSLAADRPADVEDFSMDVTGEQTESTNDFDANLELALAASDSPPEATVDESISTSGSVVMGADDLATQGEFDMSHNAPPDSPEIGLDLEITETGDDYTLEMAQQDVIIEFETHDWDTEDAAQATLEDEFEVVAEDLGSDVTVTIHDHDFEENVNAMGDGHLDIEYTVELENAKDGLEQLVAEDLATDPTLDVTQSEADEIAADILDAELETFELAFAEDDTTVDGHWDVAFSGFESSAFAMMDLAEASDEMDDDAADEFDDYEEMYEAQAAADLTETTEWDVTFDAAGGSQEFVVDVTSETDNWDAYTDELADRDIDSPEFVIDAHAETVGDEIDLEMGLEVGQEAIIETAITTMANDLQNDPTVDDDALELVSAFDEADLELMQFDLDMDDGTVTFETGASFDDLGAFEDHLEDGYHGLTVEHIYGDDDAGYVYVTDMADDDDDEDDIREHSIVADDTEIHMPGDWDEDHPRLDMEEVDNYLETDVGDDDESDDDDSIPGFGAVAALVALLSIAMWARFDR, from the coding sequence ATGATGGCTCTCATCATGATCACGTCGGTCGCAGCAGGCACTGCTGTGGCAGACACAGGGATGGAGGAAGCCGAGCCTGCCGACGAGGTGTTCGTCGACGACGACGGTGGGGCCGTCCTCGTCTACGACGAAGACGACGGGATCGACGACGAAGCGAGCGGTGAGTTCGGCGTCGATATCTCCGAGTCGGTGGCGTACGCGCTCGTCACCGACGAGATCGAAGACGACGTCTCCGCTGCGTTCTCGATGGCCCTCGACAACGATGGCCTCGAGTCCTCAGGCTCGCTCGCCGCCGATCGACCGGCTGACGTCGAGGACTTCTCGATGGACGTCACTGGTGAGCAAACGGAGTCGACGAACGACTTCGACGCGAACCTCGAGTTGGCACTCGCCGCCTCCGACTCGCCGCCGGAAGCGACCGTTGACGAGTCCATCTCGACCAGTGGTTCCGTCGTAATGGGTGCAGACGATCTCGCCACGCAGGGTGAGTTCGACATGTCACACAACGCACCCCCTGATTCACCCGAGATCGGCCTCGATCTGGAGATCACGGAGACGGGTGACGATTACACGCTCGAGATGGCACAACAGGACGTGATCATCGAGTTCGAAACCCACGACTGGGATACCGAGGACGCTGCACAGGCGACCCTCGAGGACGAATTCGAGGTCGTCGCAGAAGACCTCGGCAGCGACGTCACGGTCACAATCCACGACCACGACTTCGAGGAGAACGTCAACGCGATGGGCGACGGTCACCTCGACATCGAGTACACGGTCGAACTCGAGAACGCCAAAGACGGCCTCGAGCAACTCGTCGCAGAGGATCTCGCGACCGATCCGACACTCGACGTAACGCAAAGTGAGGCCGACGAGATCGCCGCGGATATCCTCGACGCCGAACTCGAGACGTTCGAACTCGCGTTCGCCGAGGACGACACGACCGTCGACGGCCACTGGGACGTCGCGTTCAGCGGCTTCGAATCGTCTGCCTTCGCGATGATGGACCTCGCTGAAGCGAGCGACGAGATGGACGACGACGCGGCCGACGAGTTCGACGACTACGAGGAGATGTACGAGGCCCAGGCAGCGGCCGACCTCACCGAGACGACCGAGTGGGACGTGACGTTCGACGCAGCCGGCGGATCGCAAGAATTCGTCGTCGACGTCACCTCCGAGACTGACAACTGGGACGCCTACACCGACGAACTCGCGGACCGCGATATCGACTCGCCCGAGTTCGTGATCGACGCTCACGCGGAAACGGTCGGCGACGAAATCGACCTCGAGATGGGACTCGAAGTCGGACAGGAGGCGATCATCGAAACGGCGATCACGACGATGGCCAACGACCTCCAGAACGACCCGACCGTCGACGACGACGCACTCGAGCTCGTCTCCGCCTTCGACGAAGCTGACCTCGAACTCATGCAGTTCGACCTCGATATGGACGACGGAACGGTTACCTTCGAAACCGGTGCCTCCTTCGACGACCTCGGTGCGTTCGAGGATCACCTCGAGGACGGCTACCACGGACTGACGGTCGAACACATCTACGGCGACGACGACGCCGGCTACGTCTACGTCACCGACATGGCCGACGACGATGACGACGAAGACGACATCCGCGAGCATTCGATCGTCGCGGACGACACCGAGATCCACATGCCGGGCGACTGGGACGAAGATCACCCGCGACTCGACATGGAAGAAGTCGACAACTACCTCGAGACCGACGTAGGCGACGACGACGAGTCGGACGATGACGACTCGATCCCCGGCTTCGGTGCAGTCGCCGCCCTCGTCGCACTCCTCTCGATAGCGATGTGGGCGCGTTTCGATCGGTAA
- a CDS encoding MMPL family transporter — protein sequence MNGGRQDEPTRFTRLVDAITTQTTVVIVSILLLTAVFGVGIAFLEYDSSLEQFESETKEAETLEYATANFSTQEEANTTVTAVIVSDDDALAKESLLESLEFQQALHENETVTETLAADSPTIGVENVVATSILREDDVDTLVERRDDLEERADELDETETDLRQALESVRGLEADYADLNASYENDEIDEETYQTRAGDLDQELESVREEATTDLEDDQTQSFDRAMGSVRAVQSEINATERAYADGEIKTEAYDERTDRLENDLETAYTDGTVGVLGDEYDELWAEQRELEDQRDDLESLDQPPLEEQISALESIDESAYERHLEELGDEESPAVDEFATTLLPSSYEVGDTQAEKRLTVLRHAQAGVDGEEDGDVNADTDTDTDSTGDRLVESELAVQQLAADHGDASGGEYVVFGPGIVSDEIDRAIVDSLIFVGPLALGVVLVSLAVAYRDPIEVALGVAGIGTVLVWTLGFMGWAGITFNQLFVAIPVLLIGLSIDYAIHVFMRHRESRETAATAVRPAMALALTGVGVALLWVTATTAIGFLSNLVSPIAPLREFGLVSTVGIVAALLVFGGLMPAIKIELDESLERRRPALGIEDGPVRSALSVGASAARVAPLVVLVLVLAVTAGGLYAAGSVDTNFDEDDLLAENPSWTEHVSTTDRDYQATAGYEALEDGFEYRDAQAQIVVSGDVTDGDTLERVDSARMQVSESESTDAAHSAGADDQNPLTVMESVATEDESFNASFHLADRTGDGVPNQNLEGLYDHLFESDPEAASEVIHRTSDGEYESVRLLVSVRGDAPAETVTSDVQSAAAMVDDGGADERWNASATGPQIVEHTVEESLLDGIFESLVITLVAVFGFLTAAYYLTGHSASLGIVTLLPVALAVCWIVGTMALLGIPFNILTGTVTSLTIGLGVAYNIHVSSRFVLERRRRGDAADALSRTMAGTGGALFGSVATTTLGFTTLALAFLPAVRQFGFVTALTIAYAFFSSILVLPTLLLLWARYVADGGENDDAQNGQRSQNGR from the coding sequence ATGAACGGGGGGAGACAGGACGAGCCGACACGGTTCACCCGGCTCGTCGACGCGATTACGACGCAGACGACGGTCGTGATCGTCTCGATTCTCCTCCTCACGGCCGTCTTCGGTGTCGGAATCGCGTTTCTCGAGTACGATAGCTCGCTCGAGCAATTCGAGAGCGAGACGAAAGAGGCGGAGACGCTCGAGTACGCGACTGCGAATTTTTCGACGCAAGAAGAAGCGAACACGACGGTCACGGCGGTGATCGTCAGCGACGACGACGCGCTCGCGAAGGAATCCCTCCTCGAGTCGCTCGAATTCCAACAGGCGCTGCACGAAAACGAGACCGTCACCGAGACGCTGGCAGCGGACTCGCCGACGATCGGCGTCGAAAACGTCGTCGCCACGAGCATACTCCGCGAGGACGACGTCGACACGCTCGTCGAGCGCAGAGACGACCTCGAGGAACGTGCGGACGAACTCGACGAAACGGAAACCGATCTGCGCCAGGCTCTCGAGTCGGTTCGCGGCCTCGAAGCCGACTACGCGGACCTAAACGCTTCCTATGAGAACGACGAGATCGACGAAGAGACGTACCAGACTCGTGCGGGCGATCTTGACCAAGAACTCGAGTCGGTTCGCGAGGAAGCAACGACTGATCTCGAGGACGATCAGACGCAGTCATTCGACCGAGCGATGGGAAGCGTTCGAGCCGTTCAATCAGAGATCAACGCCACCGAGCGGGCGTATGCGGACGGTGAGATCAAGACGGAGGCGTACGACGAACGAACGGATCGACTCGAGAACGACCTCGAGACAGCGTACACCGACGGCACGGTCGGCGTGCTCGGCGACGAGTACGACGAACTGTGGGCAGAACAACGGGAGCTGGAGGACCAGCGAGACGACCTCGAGTCCCTCGATCAGCCCCCACTCGAGGAGCAGATTTCGGCGCTCGAGTCGATAGACGAGTCGGCCTATGAACGCCATCTCGAGGAACTCGGCGACGAGGAGTCGCCAGCCGTCGACGAGTTCGCGACGACGTTGCTCCCCTCGTCGTACGAGGTTGGAGACACACAGGCCGAGAAGCGACTAACCGTTCTCAGGCACGCACAGGCGGGAGTGGACGGAGAGGAGGACGGGGACGTGAACGCGGATACGGATACGGATACGGATTCGACCGGCGACCGACTCGTCGAGAGCGAACTCGCCGTACAGCAACTGGCAGCGGATCACGGCGACGCGAGCGGCGGCGAATACGTCGTCTTCGGCCCCGGAATCGTCTCGGACGAGATCGACCGGGCGATCGTCGACAGCCTGATTTTCGTCGGCCCGCTCGCACTCGGCGTCGTCCTCGTCTCGCTGGCCGTCGCCTACCGCGACCCGATCGAGGTCGCACTCGGCGTCGCCGGCATCGGAACGGTGCTCGTCTGGACGCTCGGATTCATGGGCTGGGCCGGGATCACGTTCAACCAACTCTTCGTGGCGATTCCCGTCCTCTTGATCGGGCTCTCGATCGACTACGCGATCCACGTCTTCATGCGCCATCGCGAGTCGCGCGAGACGGCGGCCACGGCCGTTCGACCGGCGATGGCGCTCGCGCTCACCGGTGTCGGCGTCGCCCTCCTCTGGGTCACCGCGACGACGGCGATCGGCTTTCTGTCGAATCTGGTGAGCCCGATCGCGCCGCTTCGCGAGTTCGGCCTCGTGAGCACGGTCGGCATCGTCGCGGCGCTGCTCGTCTTCGGCGGCCTGATGCCGGCGATCAAAATCGAACTCGACGAGTCCCTCGAGCGACGGCGACCCGCTCTCGGAATCGAAGATGGCCCCGTTCGAAGCGCGTTATCGGTCGGTGCGAGCGCGGCCCGCGTCGCGCCGCTCGTCGTCCTCGTCCTCGTCCTCGCGGTCACCGCGGGCGGCCTCTACGCGGCGGGTTCAGTCGATACTAACTTCGACGAAGACGACCTTCTCGCCGAGAATCCGTCGTGGACCGAACACGTTTCGACGACCGACCGAGACTACCAGGCGACGGCCGGATACGAAGCACTCGAGGATGGCTTCGAGTACCGGGACGCACAGGCCCAAATCGTCGTCTCGGGCGACGTGACGGACGGCGACACGCTCGAGCGAGTCGATTCGGCACGGATGCAGGTAAGCGAGAGCGAGTCGACCGACGCGGCGCACTCGGCCGGCGCGGACGACCAGAATCCGCTGACGGTGATGGAATCCGTCGCCACAGAGGACGAGTCGTTCAACGCGTCGTTCCACCTCGCCGACCGGACGGGTGACGGCGTTCCCAACCAGAATCTCGAGGGGCTGTACGACCACCTGTTCGAAAGCGATCCCGAGGCTGCGAGCGAAGTGATCCACCGCACGAGCGATGGCGAGTACGAGTCGGTTCGTCTGCTCGTCTCCGTTCGCGGGGACGCGCCGGCCGAAACGGTGACGAGCGACGTGCAATCGGCAGCGGCGATGGTCGACGACGGTGGCGCGGACGAGCGCTGGAACGCGAGCGCGACCGGCCCGCAGATCGTCGAGCACACCGTCGAGGAGAGTCTGCTGGACGGAATTTTCGAGAGTCTCGTGATCACTCTCGTTGCGGTTTTCGGGTTTCTGACGGCTGCATACTATCTCACCGGCCACAGTGCGTCTCTGGGAATCGTCACACTGTTGCCGGTCGCCCTCGCCGTCTGTTGGATCGTCGGCACGATGGCACTACTTGGGATTCCGTTCAATATACTGACCGGAACCGTCACGAGCCTCACGATCGGACTCGGCGTCGCCTACAACATCCACGTGAGTTCGCGCTTCGTCCTCGAGCGTCGGAGACGAGGAGACGCCGCCGACGCGCTCTCGCGAACGATGGCTGGCACGGGCGGCGCACTGTTTGGTAGCGTGGCGACGACGACGCTCGGCTTCACCACGCTCGCGCTCGCGTTCCTCCCCGCCGTTCGCCAGTTCGGCTTCGTGACGGCGCTGACGATCGCGTACGCATTTTTCTCGAGCATCCTCGTCCTGCCCACGCTGTTGCTCCTCTGGGCGCGCTACGTCGCTGATGGCGGGGAGAACGACGACGCCCAGAATGGCCAGCGTAGCCAGAATGGCCGGTAA
- a CDS encoding DNA-3-methyladenine glycosylase family protein: MLAEAEPVLRADPVMATLVEKHDPYVEPNWTEYERLCISIINQQLSTASAAAVRGRVFDVLSDDVTPESVLEADDEALRDAGLSRSKVEYIRNAARAFRERDYSRSGLADHTNDEVVDALTEIKGVGEWTARMYLLFVLERPDVLPLGDLAVRRGIEQLYANGDEELTRGEMREIAEAWRPYRSVATRYIWAEYESE; the protein is encoded by the coding sequence ATGTTAGCGGAGGCCGAACCCGTGCTCCGAGCGGACCCCGTGATGGCAACGCTCGTCGAGAAGCACGATCCCTACGTCGAGCCGAACTGGACTGAGTACGAGCGACTGTGCATCTCGATCATCAATCAGCAGCTTTCGACCGCGAGCGCCGCCGCGGTCCGGGGGCGCGTCTTCGACGTGCTCTCGGACGATGTCACACCCGAATCGGTGCTCGAGGCCGACGATGAGGCCCTTCGGGACGCCGGACTTTCGCGAAGCAAGGTTGAATACATCCGAAACGCCGCGCGAGCGTTTCGAGAACGCGATTACTCGAGATCGGGGTTAGCCGACCATACGAACGACGAGGTCGTCGACGCGCTCACCGAGATCAAAGGCGTCGGCGAGTGGACGGCGCGCATGTACCTCCTGTTCGTCCTCGAACGCCCGGACGTGCTTCCGCTGGGTGACCTCGCCGTTCGCCGGGGCATCGAGCAGTTGTACGCCAACGGGGATGAGGAACTGACTCGAGGTGAGATGCGCGAGATCGCCGAGGCGTGGCGCCCCTATCGAAGCGTCGCGACTCGCTACATCTGGGCGGAGTACGAGTCCGAGTAA
- a CDS encoding zinc dependent phospholipase C family protein, producing the protein MQPIVHLVVGYICYREFVRYRDGGPPNDVPVLVAVFAAGLADFVDKPLAAADIAPVGRTVGHSLVFVVPLLLLVWVLATRRARRDLGFAFAIGYLSHIATDVPWHVLSGDFHELGFLFWPLTPMPPYTGVKPLGTIPGLEAEVTTLWLEAAILVAGVTLWWVDGRPGLGALRRD; encoded by the coding sequence ATGCAACCGATCGTCCACCTCGTCGTCGGCTACATCTGCTATCGGGAGTTCGTTCGGTATCGAGACGGGGGGCCTCCGAACGACGTGCCGGTCCTCGTCGCCGTCTTCGCGGCCGGCCTCGCCGATTTCGTAGACAAGCCACTCGCGGCCGCAGACATCGCACCCGTCGGACGGACCGTCGGCCACTCGCTGGTGTTCGTCGTTCCGCTACTCCTCCTCGTCTGGGTGCTCGCGACTCGACGAGCGCGTCGCGACCTCGGTTTTGCCTTCGCAATCGGCTACCTCTCCCATATCGCGACGGACGTTCCTTGGCACGTGCTGTCGGGTGATTTCCACGAACTCGGCTTTCTCTTCTGGCCGCTCACGCCGATGCCACCCTACACCGGCGTCAAGCCGTTAGGGACCATCCCCGGACTCGAGGCCGAGGTGACGACGCTCTGGCTCGAGGCCGCAATTCTGGTTGCGGGAGTGACTCTTTGGTGGGTCGACGGGCGTCCCGGACTCGGTGCGCTACGCCGCGATTGA
- a CDS encoding heavy metal translocating P-type ATPase has translation MTQSSPSSPDAPPDRTHTLELRVPEMDCPSCAGKVENSVERLEGILKFDARVTSGRLVVEYDPTKTNEADVRARVRAAGYEIDDGGAERTFSVPDMDCASCASKVENALEATDGVREIETRPTSGRVTVSIDDETPVETVTGAIERAGYDASPVADEGGPLEEREAVWKSRRALGTGIGGVLVAVGMALEFVFPALDPALTTVAGRTYALSHLLFIAAVVIAGTPILRNGYYSARNRSLDIDFLMSLGILASVAAHHPFEGAILAVLFSVAELLEQFSMDRARDSLRELMDLSPETATVKREDGSEATIPAEELAVGDRVVVRPGEKIPADGTVREGQSAIDQSPVTGESVPADKSVGDEVYAGTIPESGYLEVDVESEADESTIARIVRMVENAEREKTDREQFIDQFASVYTPIVVVLAAAAAFVPPLAFGASWSYWFVVGLTLLVISCPCALVISTPVSVVSGITSAARNGVLIKGGKYLESVGESDVLAVDKTGTLTEGDLTVTDVIPLEGADERDVLRRAAAAERRSEHPIGRAIVGYAEEEGVDADSDPDVSDFEALTGKGVRADIDGETHYVGKPNLFDGLADLEHVHATTDGGVALAEMGYETTPQPRCDREDCLDVLAEVVPDLESQGKTVVIVGTEARPIGVVGVADRVRPEAKWAVSRLQDQGVRVVMLTGDNEGTARAIATEVGIDEYHAELLPEEKLEWIRRLDGEPNEDGRDDGIRRGDRTDAARRGDRTDAARGGHVAMVGDGINDAPALATADVGIAMGAAGTDTALETADVALLGDDLSKLPYLYKLSGRANGVIRQNIWSSLAVKAVLAAGAPIGLVTVIHAVVIGDMGMSLGVTGNAMRLANVEPETPGALEESAEK, from the coding sequence ATGACGCAGTCGTCTCCGTCTTCGCCTGATGCGCCGCCCGATCGCACGCACACGCTCGAACTTCGCGTCCCCGAGATGGACTGTCCGTCCTGTGCCGGCAAGGTCGAGAACAGCGTCGAGCGACTCGAGGGTATCCTCAAGTTCGACGCGCGCGTGACGAGCGGCCGCCTCGTCGTCGAGTACGATCCGACGAAAACGAACGAAGCCGACGTTCGTGCCCGGGTTCGCGCGGCCGGGTACGAGATCGACGACGGTGGGGCCGAGCGGACGTTCTCGGTTCCCGACATGGACTGTGCGTCGTGTGCCTCGAAGGTCGAGAACGCACTCGAGGCGACCGACGGCGTGCGAGAGATCGAGACCCGTCCGACATCGGGTCGGGTGACCGTCTCGATCGACGACGAGACCCCAGTAGAGACCGTCACCGGAGCGATCGAACGTGCTGGTTACGACGCCTCGCCGGTCGCCGACGAGGGCGGCCCACTCGAGGAGCGCGAGGCGGTCTGGAAGAGTCGACGTGCCCTCGGGACCGGAATCGGTGGCGTGCTCGTGGCGGTCGGGATGGCTCTCGAGTTCGTTTTCCCTGCCCTCGATCCGGCGCTCACGACCGTCGCCGGGCGAACGTACGCGCTCTCTCACCTATTGTTCATCGCGGCGGTGGTGATCGCGGGGACGCCAATCCTGCGCAACGGTTACTACTCCGCGCGGAATCGGAGTCTCGACATCGACTTCCTGATGAGCCTCGGAATCCTCGCGAGCGTGGCGGCCCACCACCCATTCGAGGGGGCCATCCTCGCGGTGTTGTTCAGCGTCGCCGAGTTGTTAGAGCAGTTTTCGATGGACCGCGCTCGAGACTCGCTGCGGGAGTTGATGGACCTCTCGCCGGAGACGGCGACCGTCAAGCGAGAGGACGGCTCCGAAGCGACGATTCCGGCGGAGGAACTCGCGGTCGGTGACAGGGTCGTCGTTCGGCCGGGCGAGAAGATTCCCGCCGACGGCACCGTTCGTGAGGGCCAGAGCGCGATCGATCAGTCGCCCGTTACCGGCGAGAGCGTTCCCGCGGACAAGTCCGTCGGTGACGAAGTCTACGCCGGCACGATTCCCGAATCGGGCTACCTTGAGGTCGACGTCGAGAGCGAGGCCGACGAGTCGACGATCGCTCGAATCGTTCGAATGGTCGAAAACGCCGAGCGCGAGAAGACCGACCGCGAGCAGTTCATCGACCAGTTCGCCAGCGTCTACACGCCGATCGTGGTCGTCCTCGCGGCCGCGGCCGCGTTCGTGCCGCCACTCGCCTTCGGTGCGTCCTGGAGCTACTGGTTCGTCGTCGGACTGACACTACTCGTGATCTCCTGTCCCTGCGCGCTCGTCATCTCGACGCCCGTCAGCGTCGTCTCGGGGATCACTAGCGCCGCGCGAAACGGCGTCCTCATCAAGGGCGGCAAATACCTCGAGTCAGTCGGCGAGAGCGACGTGCTCGCGGTCGACAAGACGGGGACGCTCACCGAGGGCGATCTGACGGTGACCGACGTCATTCCCCTCGAGGGTGCCGACGAGCGCGACGTCCTCCGACGGGCGGCCGCCGCCGAACGGCGTAGCGAGCACCCGATCGGGCGGGCAATCGTCGGCTACGCCGAGGAAGAGGGGGTCGACGCGGATAGTGACCCCGACGTCTCCGACTTCGAGGCGCTGACCGGCAAGGGTGTTCGGGCCGACATCGACGGCGAGACGCACTACGTCGGCAAACCGAACCTGTTCGACGGACTCGCAGATCTGGAACACGTCCACGCGACCACCGACGGCGGCGTCGCGCTCGCGGAGATGGGCTACGAGACGACGCCCCAGCCACGGTGTGACCGCGAGGACTGTCTCGACGTGCTCGCGGAGGTCGTCCCCGACCTCGAGTCACAGGGCAAGACGGTCGTGATCGTCGGCACCGAAGCGCGGCCGATCGGCGTCGTCGGCGTGGCCGACCGCGTGCGGCCCGAAGCGAAGTGGGCCGTCTCGCGCTTGCAAGACCAGGGCGTTCGCGTCGTCATGCTGACTGGCGACAACGAGGGCACGGCCCGAGCCATCGCGACCGAAGTCGGGATCGACGAGTACCACGCCGAGTTACTCCCCGAGGAGAAACTCGAGTGGATCCGCCGATTGGACGGCGAACCGAACGAGGACGGCCGAGACGACGGTATTCGTCGCGGAGACCGAACCGACGCTGCCCGTCGCGGAGACCGAACCGATGCTGCTCGTGGAGGACACGTCGCGATGGTCGGCGACGGCATCAACGACGCGCCCGCGCTCGCGACCGCGGACGTCGGCATCGCGATGGGCGCTGCGGGGACGGATACGGCCCTCGAGACGGCGGACGTGGCGTTACTGGGTGACGACCTCTCGAAACTGCCCTACCTCTACAAGCTTTCGGGGAGGGCAAACGGCGTCATCCGGCAGAATATCTGGTCCAGTCTGGCCGTCAAAGCCGTGTTGGCCGCGGGTGCGCCAATCGGGCTCGTCACCGTCATCCACGCAGTCGTCATCGGCGACATGGGGATGAGCCTCGGCGTGACGGGCAACGCGATGCGACTAGCGAACGTCGAACCCGAGACTCCTGGGGCGCTCGAGGAGTCTGCCGAGAAATAA